GTGCTTTTTCCAGGCAGTACAAATCGTTCTTGAATCGCAAACAGAGGAAACATTGGCTCAGTGTTCCTGCTGAGGATAAGAGCTTGTAATGGGGGACTTTGTCCTCTGAAGGGGACGGAGGGGAGAGAGAATCCTCTTTCTTTCTGCTCTCATGATACACTTGTCACGTTGATtttgcaaaaaaaagaaaagcttaGATATTTATGTCCGATTGAACATTTTTAATACATGCTTAGAAAGGTGACCGTCCTCATTTCCAACAGCAGTTTCCTTACACCCCAGTTTCCTCCCCCGTGTCCCCCTAAAATCAAAGATGCAAACTAAGCAAGGCAAGGCAGGCATAAAGTAGCATATATAGCATATACTGTAGCAGCTAAGTTGCTGAGTACACAGCCTGCATACCACGGAGGGCTATGATGTCATCCAAGCGAGGGAGATCGGTCATTCAAGGACAACAAAGCAAGGCTGCCAACAGGGATAGTAAATGCATTACAGCACACTTTAGTCCCCCAGAGCTCAATTGGCAGTGTTGATTCTCAGAAACTGGACCgggcccaatcagaaacaacggcgcacacagcagtatGGAATAGGGAGAAAGGAGGACAGCTGCGTCGTGGGAGCCAGGACGCCACCTTAAAAACCTCCACTGCCTACTGCATGACCTGAGTGGGaacccagtcagagctggttcaCTGCCTTCTccctgtgcctgtgtgtgtttgtgattaTGACGGATTCTTTCTGGGCTCGAGTTGTTCAAGAAAACCACAGTTTTTTCCTCCTAGTTCTCACTGCTGCCACCACTGCTCTTATTTCTGTTTGTCTCTGTGGCTACAGGTTTTAGTCATGCCCCTTTTTTTAGGAAGATGGTGTTAAATGCATTGCAGTATGACGCACATGCAACTGTGACATATTCTTTGGAGAAGCCCAGTTTGTCAGCAGTTCTATTAGTGATGTATTTACTCAGCTGATGGAAATGGTTTGCTTAGCTACTAATAGTGTCAGATACAAGTGATCGGGTTTGCAGTGTTAAATGTGCTGGCAAGGGTGTGGCTGCACTAAATCAGTTTCAAGAACCTAAGGCATCATCACTATGCATGTACTATTTTGACACTTATCATGATTAATAGTGTACTTTGACACATAAGGACTCGACAAGAAACATAAGGGGTAAAGAAAGAAAGTGTATATGACCTGCAGTTTCATTGGGGACACGGGAGGGgccgttgctgctgctgctgtctgttTGTGAAGCCTGCAGAGCCGCCCATTGGCAGGGGAAGAATTGATGAGGCAGGGAGGAGACTGTATCTTCCATCTGGGCCTGACAGTGAAGGCAGGAATGTCCTCGGCCTGAACAGCCTGCCTCTCTTTGCTGTCATGTGGACAACAGCCCCCACGCTACGCAGCCTGAGGAGAGCTGTCATGTGGGCCAGTGGGGTCTAGCTTGTCCTTCTCACACTCTTGTTTTGAAAGGCAGCcatgcactcacacacaaacacgtacACGCCCACACCGACATATACTGTAAGCACGCCTCCCACAAGAGGAAGCTCGGGTGGGTGTCTGTTATACAGTATGTGATTAATGATTGATTAATGACTAGTGATTAATGTTGAAAACCTTTTCTTAGTAGCTGATCTTGTTAGCGAGAAATGTATTGAATTATTTCTTAACTTTTCTGTTCTCCTGTGGCTGATTCGACGCTATTACTAACTCCTCTTTTACAGCCCTGATCAGGTGTAGACTGCCATTTCCTCCAGTATTAGCCACGGGTCTGTTTAATTTTGTCACATTCTGGGTCCTAATTTCGTAGTTTTGGCATCACTCTTATTGGTAATGATTACAATATAGTAGTTGTGGCATTTTTTTTTCGCGAAGATGTCAGACAGGGCGCAGGAAACGGGAGCAGTCAgaccctccatccatccatcttctcccgcttatccgtggtcgggtcgcgggggtagcagttccagcagagagccccaaactttcttttccctggcgacatcaaccagctctgactgggggatcccaaggcgctcccaggccagcgaagagatataatccctccacctggtcctaggtctaccccttggtctcttcccagctggacgtgcctggaacacctccctagggaggcgcccaggtggcatcctaactaggtgcccgaaccacctcaactggcttctttcgacgcgaaggaggagcggctcaactccgagtccctccctgatgaccgaacttctcaccttatctctaagggagacaccagccacccggcggaggaaacccatctcggccgcttgtatccgcgatctcgttctttcggtcatgacccatccttcatgaccataggtgagggtaggaacgaaaatggcccggtagacagagagctttgccttccggctcagctcccttttcgtcacaacggtgcggtaaagcgactgcaataccgctcccgctgctccgattctccggcccatctcacgctccattgatccctcactcgagaacaagaccccgagatacttgaactccttcacttggggtaaggactcattccctacttggagtggacagtccatcggtttcctgctgagaaccatggcctcagatttggaggtgctgatcctcatcccagccgcttcacactcggttgcgaaccgatccagtgatagctgaaggtcgcagaccgatgaagccatcagaaccacatcatctgcaaaaagcagtggtgcaatccttagtccaccgaactgcagacccccccccccccccccacgactacgcctcgaaatccgatccatgtatattacaaacaggattggtgacaaagcgcagccctggcggaggccaaccctcaccggaaatgggtccgacttactgccgaggacccggacacagctctcgctttgggagtacagagattggatggccctgagtagagaccccctcaccccatactcccgcagcacctcccacagtaactccctgggaacccggtcatacgccttctccaagtctacaaaacacatgtagaccggataagcgtactcccaggccccctccaggatccttgcgagagtaaaaagctgatccgtcgttccacgaccaggacggaatccgcattgttcctcctcaatctgaggttcgacaatcggcctgaccctcctttcgagtacccaGTCAGACCCTATAGAAGAGAAATCAAAGACAAATGCTAAAATATGAGCCTAAGCTCTCAGATGTAAACATTCATCACAGTTTACACACTGACTTCCTACATCAACTTTGACCTTACATTCTTTCCTTACGGcctgcaatgcttttgtgtgaATCAAGGGATTATTACCATCATTTaaattacattcactttggatttACCTCCAACAAAAGTGATAAGTGGTAATCTGCCTTAACGGTTGGCTTGTTTACAACCTGTTGTATAGTTTAAAATGCTTGTTAGTCTTATTGGACTTTGCTGAAGCAAATTCGATGTACCCAGATGTCAGTATTATCTCTGGAAAGGCAGTGGTATTATTGCTAATAGTTAAGGatgccattaaaaaaaaaaacacacaatttgAGAATGAATACTTGACCCTGTAAAACATACATCAAAAACAATCTCACCAAAAGTTCTATTTAGTTTATCTTTCAATTGTATCACTTGATATTGCTCAAATGACGAAGTGTGCCTGGTTGTCATGTAACTGAAGATGTTGAAACTCAATGTTTCCAATTTTTCTGTGGACTTTATAAATATCGTAGTTCAAAAGTTAGAATTGAAAACAAATCAAGAAAAACCCTGGAAACAAAACAGTCTCACCACAAGGCCCATTGAGTCGCTTTTTTAAGCTTTGAACGTACCACATGATACAAATTGAACTAGGGTTTTTTCTTTCCCATGGAAAATGTAGATGTACTGGTTAGTCGAGGCAAGAGAGGCCCGTACTGTATCTCAGAGAACCAGGATAGAGTGCAGTCTGTGTTTTAAGAGGAGCATCTAACAGACGGTAAGCTGCAGACAGAGGCCCATCTCTGACAGCATGCGTCAGTGTGAGTGACACTCACTGGTCATGGTCACTTCTCTGCCTAAAAAATGGATGGCAGATAGAATGCACTCACGGTATACTTTACCCTCGCTGACATGCATCTGGGATGATTGAAGTGGCATTATTCTAGTGTGTCATTATGGTGTCACTTTAGCTCTCGGTGGCCTTGTGAGAGTATTGGTGGCGTGCGAAGCAGCCTCCAGTGGTAAAGCTAGACCAAACTAACCTTCTGATAATCTcatctcttccagctgttatcCCTCTGACGGACTCGGAGCACAAGCTGCTGGCACTCCATTTTGCCGTGGACCCTGGCAGGGACTGGGAGTGGGGGAGGGACGACAATGATAATACCAAGCTAGCCAAGTAAGTCCTGTATAGTATATCACAGGGTGTTGATGCTTATCAACAAAGCACACAAAGCAGCACTGACTAGGAAAGCAGCTTCATGAAGGGTGAGAGAGTAAAAACTGCAGGCCAAGGCAGTTCTGTTAGTCTACCCACAAGGCTGTATGTGGGGGATTTAACTCTGATTATGGGCTCTGGGCTCAGGTCACTTCAAAGAATGAGCAGAGAGAGAACAAATTGTGAGTCACGTCAGTCATCCATAGGGTCTCCCAGGAATGGCCTCACTAAAGCAGCAACACCCTTTCTGAGTTTAGCAAAGAGTTTATGTAAGGGTTTCTGTTTCACATGCCTGCCAGTCAGGGGGTTAGCTTATCATATAACAAGCTGCACTGTGAACAATGTATAGATCCTAACACCACCGCGTTATATTACACTTAATGAATTGCAAACATTCTTTGAGTTTTTCAAATTAATTAGTTTGTAAAAATATCATTCTTAGACCCATGATTATGCTATACTGTAAATGCCATTAGGTttctaaaaatatatatatatttgtcaaATGTCCGCTGATTGTTGTTAACTCTGGATAACTGTTCTCCCACAGTCTCATCTTGTCTCTGGAGGCCAAACTCAACCTGTTGCACAACTACATGAATGTAACATGGATCCGTATTCCATCTGAAACAAGGGTAACTCTTTCTCACACGTGTTTCTTGTTCGTCATGGTTAATTTAGCCCTAGAGAGACTCCTCCATTCCAGATGTTCTTGAAACCCCATAGAACCACAATCAATCAGTTTGATTTACTGTCAGGAAGCAGTAATCCCAGGAATTCATGTGTTTGTACGGATTATGAATCACCACAAATCAGGCAACaaagttgttttaaaaaaatgttttcattactgctgtttatgtgtttgtgtgtattccTGTGCAGGCTCCCCTGGCTCAGCCAGAGTCTCCCACAGCCTCTGCAGGTGAGGATGTCCAGTCTCTGGCTGAGTCCATGGACTCTGACCGTGAGTCTGTGGGCAGCAACTCTAACGTCAACAACGGCAAGCCCAGCAAGGAGAAGGACAAAGAGAAGCAGCGCAAGGACAAAGACAAGAGCCGGACTGATTCTGTAGCCAACAAACTAGGTAGCTTCAGCAAAACCTTGGGAATCAAACTTAAGAAGAACATGGGAGGTCTGGGTGGCCTTGTGCATGGCAAAATGAACAAATCTAACTCTGGCTCAGGTCGAAGTGGGGAGAATGGAGGGGAAAAGTCGAAGAAGAAGGAGTCTAAGACAACCAAGGGAAACAAGGAGGAGTCGGGCCAGTCTGCCAGCTCCACTTCCTCCGAGAAGGCCACTAGTCCTTCCCCTACTGACAGACCCTCTAGCTCCTCCCCCACCGAGAGACAGGACAGTGCAGGGAGAGACAAGACCCTGGAGAACTGGAAATACAGCACGGATGTGAAGCTCAGCCTCAACATCCTGCGGGCTGCCATGCAGGGGGAGCGCAAGTTCATTTTTGCAGGCCTCCTGCTGACTAGCCATCGCCACCAGTTCCACGAGGAGATGATCAACTACTACCTGACCAACGCGCAGGAGCGCTTCAGCCAGGAGCAGGAGACGAAGAGGAAGGAGGCGGAGAAGAAGCCGCCTGCCTCCAACGAGGTGGCCCTGAAGAAGCCTGAGCATGAGAGTGTCTTCCAGAGGGAGAGATCGGACAACTCCCCGCCTGAGAGCTGCTCTCCCGTCCTGCCCCACCACACCTACAACCACAACCCCCCGCCCCCGCTGGGCCTCAAGATGCAGGGCAGGAACAGCCCCATTCCTGCAGCCCCTCTTGTCTCTGTCCCAGTCCCTCCTCTCACCCCCCCAATAGCCTCCCACCATGTCTCCTACCCAGCCCCTGCACCTTACTCCTCCCCCAGTATTGGTGCTAAGAGACCTGGGACCGTCCCTGTGTCTGCCCACTACAGCCATACACCGCCCATCCAGCGGCACAGCGTGATCCACTTACAAGATGTCAACATGCAATCCTCCATCTTCCAAGATGACCCCTATAAGCCTCTGGTGGGCACCCTAAAGACATGTGCCACCTACCCCCAGCAGAACCGCACACTCTCCTCGCAGAGTTACAGCCCTGCTCGCCTGTCGGGGGTCCGCACTGTTAACACCATGGAGACGCTGTCCTACAACATGCCCAGTGAACACAAGTCCCACACCTACACCAATGGATTCAACGCAGGAGACATTCAGGACTGCCTGGAGTTTGCAGATGAGGACAACTCGTCTCACACCTGGCTCAATCAAGACAAAACCAAAGGGCGGAGCTCTGGAAGCCCTTTGTACTGCTTTCAGCAGCGCCGCTGCAAGAGGGAGAACTGCTCCTTCTACGGCCGGCCGGAGACAGACAACTACTGTTCCTACTGCTACAGAGAGGATATGAAGCGCAGGGAGAGGGAGAGCAAAGTGCAGAGGCCCGCATAGCCATCACAGCCACTTGTCAGGAGGCCGCAGGAGTCTTGAGGGAACGACACCATCTGCACTCTGCATTTAATAACATGATGGCAAACATTTTCCTATTTTGTTGAAGAATGCTCTTGTATTCCTGTCACCCTTCCCTTGTTAGTAAAGAGTGTTACTTTATGATGGGGGAAGCAGAACATGAAACAGTGAGCAGCTTTGGCCAGAAATTGTGCAGTTTTGTTTTGGGTATAATTTGTCTGTATCATTGAAGTTAGTCTTTTACTTGTTTTAGAGTAAAAGTCATCTCTCTGTGATGTAACTTTCTTTATGTGAGGgaaatgtctttatttttaaaagtacaaaagATTTGCATCTCATCAGGAGGGAACATTTTAGCTCTTTTAATCAGTTTGAATGCAATACCTCTGCTTGGTTCTTCAAAATCTATGTGGAAAATGTATAGTTGTTTTGCAATCAAAATACATTTAATGGGAGATTAATATTAGACTTTAAAGCAATAAATTGGTGATTTTTGCTACACCCTCTCCCAATTTTGTCTATGCACCAATAATATAGTTACTGTAGGTTAACTGTGTCTTGTAAATTGTAAAGGATTGTCACGGTGTGCTTTTGTAAACAAATTTGAACTACAGGAATTAAAATGTGTAAGCATTATAGATTGTATTGTTGGATTAGgatgaaaaatgtaaaactatCTCATTTGTTAAGTGTACCTTTGTTCTTACCACGGTGCAAGGGTTTCCTGTGTCAGAATTGGACTCAAAATAATGTGTAAGATACCATTTCACATTTTTGCCCGTAGTCGACCTCCTTAAGACCACAAGCACTGCCGAACTGgctttcttaaaaaaaaaaaaaattgcaattCAAATTTTCCAAATGTGTATGTGGCAAACACCAAACAATGTGCATAGGACGATTTGCTTCTCAAATATGCAGCGTTTATGGTGTGTTTTCCGAGTCGCCTGTTAACTACTCTATTCGGTCATTGTGTTAGATGAGATGAATTGTGGGTAGTGAGAGCAGGCCGATGCGCATTTGTCTGAAGTGTGATTACGTGTCTCTTCCCCtctacacacacaacacaatgtGCAACCATGCTATTAGCACTCTGTGGTGACCTGCAGTATAGATGTGTCACCGGTCCAGTGTGAGATTGTCTGTTCTTCTTCCATATCTAGAGGCCGTTAAAAGAAGCACCTGCTGCTAAGAGCACCTCAAGCCTTTGTGATCATCAGTGCTTTAACCAATCAGTGGGTCTGTTAAACCCCAGGCCTCCAAGTGCTTTCTGCTCATTCAACATAACTACTGTAAAGATGCAGTGTTTGTGTTGCTGTTTGTTCTGGTGATGCTTGGATATTGTACCATGCTGTCCTTAACTAAGTGTGTCCTGGCCAAGGATGTCCACTGCTCCCTGGGTTTGcttctgtctctctcctgtACACACTGCAGTGTTGCTCCTCTTTGTTTCTATGTGACAAGTTCATGGACTCTCACCATGTTAGGACTGTAAGATATGATTTTGTATTCCTTTAAGAGTTTTACACTACCTTAAATTATTAATTTTGCACATTAGGTACAGATGTAAATATGGAAAAAAATAGTTTATTGTTACAAACAcggtgtgtctgtgtctttttttgttttcttccaAGGATGTTCTCATGAGAAAACTACACATGCAAGATTACATTTTTAGGCAGATTTCTTGAATCACAGTTCAAACACCTTTCGGAGGAAATCATGATATACAGGTTTTTCTTGATCCACATACACTTCAATACATTATGTTGCTATCTGTTTGCTTTCAGGCCTAAAGGCAAACCATAACAGAATGACATACTGGATTAGTGTACCAGAACTCAACACTGAATGGTTATGGCGTTTTACACAATAAACACTGAGGACTATTATGTAGACTGTCTTACTTTGTACTTTAAAATACTTAGCAGCATCCTTAAAGGGGTATTCCAGCATTTTAACGTTTTATTTCCATAATATTGGTTTACCTTGGAgagacaaataaaaaaatggtccAAATTGATGCCGCAGAGACCAAAATATCCTAATTTCATGTTGCAAATGTCGGTCCAGCTCCAAACTGACTGGATGCTACAATTCCCGTGATGCAACGTAACTATTTTTATCATAAAACCTTTCTGCCTATAAACCTCCATGCACCAACTTTGTAAGGCAGAATTTCCCTAAAGATGATGATGAGATAAGACCGATTTCTCGGCATTGATAAAGCTTCTCCAGAACAGAGACATTAAACAACGATAAAGAGCTCAACAGGGACCCCCCCTTTTTGAACGGTGCCGTTTCAGGTAGGCATTTCACATTAATTCACTCCATTGACATTTCCACCTTGTCCTTGGATGTTGACAGCATAATGGCTACAATTCAAACTCCTCAATTAAGAGTATAAATAGGTTTTCACATCTATAAACTCCCTGTTGATCTCTATAAAGCTACTCCCCATGAACTTCTCTTTATGTGTAAAATCATTGCAGTGTCCCTTTAAGAGTTCATTTCAGGACACTTTCAATGGTTATTTACGTAGCATTACTGGAAAGTAAGTACTCAATCTTCTGTCTGCGTTTTGTCAAATGAGTCAAATGAGTCATTTTCACCAGGTTTGGTCTGAGGTTAAAGAGTTGGGGCTGGTGTGAAATGCCAAATGACAGGATTTGGGGAAATATCGGCAATAGGGTTGATGCCACGTAGCAAAAACAGGCCTTCAAAAAGTATACAGATAATCTGAAGCTGGGGAATACTGTCCAGCCCGTCAATGGTTTAGTCTGTTGAGGGCAGGCTGCACATGAGCATTTGTTACATATCAAGCGCCCATCATCAAACACTACATCAAAGAAAGGAAATACAAACTGATggttaattacttatttatgagGAGGAATTTAATCAGCCTACATCTTAATTTAATCTTTAAATGCTGACCAAAGGGTTTACCAGTCaaacttgtttttatttttgtagttaTTGTATTATTTAGCAGCAGACAGTCAATCGGTTGCTCCACCACTTTGGTACTGACTTAACCCATAAGGACCC
This region of Pseudochaenichthys georgianus chromosome 6, fPseGeo1.2, whole genome shotgun sequence genomic DNA includes:
- the otud7a gene encoding OTU domain-containing protein 7A isoform X1, whose amino-acid sequence is MTLDMDAVLSDFVRSTGAEPGLARDLLEGKNWDLSAALNDYEELRQVHTANLPQVFNEGRYYKQPETRDTPTHVSKIDRPCAQKQEDNAQEKRLSRGISHASSAIVSLARLQVANDCTSEQFPLEMPIYTFQLPDLSVYSEDFRSFIERDLIEQSTMMALEQAGRLNWWSTMCTSCKKLLPLATTGDGNCLLHAASLGMWGFHDRDLMLRKSLYTMMKSGAERDALKRRWRWQQTQQNKEVGRSGLVYTEEEWEREWNELLKLASSEPRTHLSKNGNTSGGVDNSEDPVYESLEEFHVFVLAHVLRRPIVVVADTMLRDSGGEAFAPIPFGGLYLPLEVPPSRCHCSPLVLAYDQAHFSALVSMEQRDQQREQAVIPLTDSEHKLLALHFAVDPGRDWEWGRDDNDNTKLANLILSLEAKLNLLHNYMNVTWIRIPSETRAPLAQPESPTASAGEDVQSLAESMDSDRESVGSNSNVNNGKPSKEKDKEKQRKDKDKSRTDSVANKLGSFSKTLGIKLKKNMGGLGGLVHGKMNKSNSGSGRSGENGGEKSKKKESKTTKGNKEESGQSASSTSSEKATSPSPTDRPSSSSPTERQDSAGRDKTLENWKYSTDVKLSLNILRAAMQGERKFIFAGLLLTSHRHQFHEEMINYYLTNAQERFSQEQETKRKEAEKKPPASNEVALKKPEHESVFQRERSDNSPPESCSPVLPHHTYNHNPPPPLGLKMQGRNSPIPAAPLVSVPVPPLTPPIASHHVSYPAPAPYSSPSIGAKRPGTVPVSAHYSHTPPIQRHSVIHLQDVNMQSSIFQDDPYKPLVGTLKTCATYPQQNRTLSSQSYSPARLSGVRTVNTMETLSYNMPSEHKSHTYTNGFNAGDIQDCLEFADEDNSSHTWLNQDKTKGRSSGSPLYCFQQRRCKRENCSFYGRPETDNYCSYCYREDMKRRERESKVQRPA
- the otud7a gene encoding OTU domain-containing protein 7A isoform X2 translates to MTLDMDAVLSDFVRSTGAEPGLARDLLEGKNWDLSAALNDYEELRQVHTANLPQVFNEGRYYKQPETRDTPTHVSKIDRPCAQKQEDNAQEKRLSRGISHASSAIVSLARLQVANDCTSEQFPLEMPIYTFQLPDLSVYSEDFRSFIERDLIEQSTMMALEQAGRLNWWSTMCTSCKKLLPLATTGDGNCLLHAASLGMWGFHDRDLMLRKSLYTMMKSGAERDALKRRWRWQQTQQNKESGLVYTEEEWEREWNELLKLASSEPRTHLSKNGNTSGGVDNSEDPVYESLEEFHVFVLAHVLRRPIVVVADTMLRDSGGEAFAPIPFGGLYLPLEVPPSRCHCSPLVLAYDQAHFSALVSMEQRDQQREQAVIPLTDSEHKLLALHFAVDPGRDWEWGRDDNDNTKLANLILSLEAKLNLLHNYMNVTWIRIPSETRAPLAQPESPTASAGEDVQSLAESMDSDRESVGSNSNVNNGKPSKEKDKEKQRKDKDKSRTDSVANKLGSFSKTLGIKLKKNMGGLGGLVHGKMNKSNSGSGRSGENGGEKSKKKESKTTKGNKEESGQSASSTSSEKATSPSPTDRPSSSSPTERQDSAGRDKTLENWKYSTDVKLSLNILRAAMQGERKFIFAGLLLTSHRHQFHEEMINYYLTNAQERFSQEQETKRKEAEKKPPASNEVALKKPEHESVFQRERSDNSPPESCSPVLPHHTYNHNPPPPLGLKMQGRNSPIPAAPLVSVPVPPLTPPIASHHVSYPAPAPYSSPSIGAKRPGTVPVSAHYSHTPPIQRHSVIHLQDVNMQSSIFQDDPYKPLVGTLKTCATYPQQNRTLSSQSYSPARLSGVRTVNTMETLSYNMPSEHKSHTYTNGFNAGDIQDCLEFADEDNSSHTWLNQDKTKGRSSGSPLYCFQQRRCKRENCSFYGRPETDNYCSYCYREDMKRRERESKVQRPA